Proteins from a genomic interval of Candidatus Flexicrinis proximus:
- a CDS encoding glycosyltransferase family 39 protein, translating into MTRRHYAPMVGLLLLAVLFAARWLSYDLPFVDEWWSIFKSGGDIYGPLTLYEIIERIVTVDPGGMGAGYYVTLGAWESLAGSSPFAVRAYSLLFGVIAIAMTYRIGADWFSRRVGVYAAAVMASSAFFLNFMHEARAYTLVTLMACCVAYAYWRLISAAKPRAAHYAALIVSLAGLAYSHYVALSLAVVILTFHVLLVRKDRRWWLALGAMVGAALLYVPWLPVIAEVARRGAGDVNRQADSMSAGQALDTLAYAFSNGSPALLLVLLAASVWIASSGQGIRLAVARQLQMARAHRPATLLALWLVLGLGVALTVNAAVPFLVHLRYLIFLWPAFALAAAVGIETLRARGVPLALMLGVWMIFGFARGASLDFNRSLFGEIYRAPAAGMTRAMAVLDDLFRTDDLILFHFQQPGFTPFGLFIEDFLTRNLPRVLPNKVAHAQTELMNNSFAETDADYRSDVLTILADHPRVWIVDVPEVEQSQRTRTLMDTLAETYTACGTALERDDATLRLYTLRPDMQVLRDRPEYEFGSEESGITRMLRLPNAIMVSSSGLRQTSAISLNLGWAPTGRLRRGTHSVAVHLVDAQGVVVAQDDYPLPAEPYGCHLSVLPADLPNGDYQFYVTVYDWQTLEPLPVEGYPDGRVPLDAIQVSR; encoded by the coding sequence ATGACGCGCAGACACTACGCCCCGATGGTGGGCCTGCTGCTGCTGGCCGTTCTGTTTGCCGCGCGCTGGCTATCGTACGATCTGCCGTTCGTAGACGAGTGGTGGTCGATCTTCAAATCCGGCGGTGACATCTACGGCCCGCTCACGCTCTACGAGATCATCGAGCGCATCGTTACGGTCGATCCGGGCGGCATGGGTGCGGGCTATTACGTCACACTCGGCGCGTGGGAATCGCTGGCCGGGTCGTCGCCGTTTGCGGTGCGCGCCTATTCGCTGCTGTTCGGCGTGATCGCGATAGCGATGACCTACCGCATCGGCGCAGACTGGTTTTCGCGCCGGGTCGGAGTGTATGCGGCGGCGGTGATGGCCTCGTCGGCGTTCTTCCTCAACTTCATGCACGAAGCCCGTGCTTACACGCTGGTCACGCTGATGGCGTGCTGTGTCGCGTATGCCTACTGGCGTCTGATTTCGGCAGCGAAGCCGCGCGCAGCCCACTATGCCGCGCTGATCGTGTCGCTGGCTGGGTTGGCCTACTCGCACTATGTCGCGCTCAGTCTGGCCGTGGTTATACTGACCTTCCATGTGCTGTTGGTCCGCAAAGACCGCCGCTGGTGGCTGGCGCTCGGCGCGATGGTTGGTGCCGCGCTGTTGTATGTGCCGTGGCTGCCGGTGATTGCGGAGGTGGCTCGGCGCGGGGCAGGGGATGTCAACCGTCAGGCCGACTCGATGAGCGCCGGGCAAGCCTTGGACACACTGGCGTATGCGTTCTCAAACGGCAGCCCTGCGCTGCTGCTCGTGCTGCTGGCGGCTAGCGTCTGGATCGCGTCGTCCGGCCAAGGGATTCGACTGGCGGTTGCCCGGCAGTTACAAATGGCCCGCGCACACCGGCCAGCAACCCTGCTGGCGCTGTGGCTGGTGCTAGGACTGGGCGTGGCACTCACCGTCAACGCGGCCGTGCCGTTTCTGGTTCACCTGCGCTACCTGATCTTCCTGTGGCCGGCGTTTGCACTCGCTGCTGCGGTTGGGATTGAAACGCTGAGGGCGCGCGGGGTTCCACTGGCGCTGATGCTAGGCGTGTGGATGATTTTCGGGTTCGCGCGCGGCGCTTCACTCGACTTCAACCGGTCGCTGTTCGGGGAGATTTACCGCGCTCCCGCGGCCGGGATGACACGCGCCATGGCCGTGCTGGACGACCTTTTCCGCACCGACGACCTCATTTTGTTCCACTTTCAGCAGCCCGGCTTCACGCCGTTCGGGCTGTTCATTGAGGATTTTCTGACCCGCAACCTGCCGCGCGTCCTGCCAAACAAGGTCGCGCATGCCCAAACCGAGCTGATGAACAACTCGTTTGCCGAGACCGACGCGGATTATCGCAGCGATGTCCTCACGATCCTTGCCGACCACCCGCGCGTATGGATTGTGGATGTGCCGGAAGTCGAGCAGTCGCAGCGCACGCGCACGCTGATGGATACGCTGGCCGAGACCTATACGGCCTGCGGCACGGCACTTGAGCGAGACGATGCGACTCTGCGCCTGTATACGCTCCGGCCGGATATGCAGGTTTTGCGCGACCGTCCTGAATATGAGTTCGGCAGCGAGGAAAGCGGCATAACGCGGATGCTGCGGCTGCCCAACGCGATCATGGTCAGCAGCAGCGGCCTGAGACAGACCAGCGCTATCAGCCTGAACCTAGGCTGGGCGCCGACCGGCCGGCTGCGGCGCGGAACGCACTCGGTCGCCGTGCATCTAGTCGATGCGCAAGGTGTGGTTGTCGCACAGGACGATTATCCGCTGCCTGCGGAGCCCTATGGCTGCCACCTGTCGGTGCTGCCGGCCGATCTGCCGAACGGCGATTACCAATTCTATGTGACCGTCTACGACTGGCAGACACTGGAACCACTGCCGGTGGAGGGGTATCCCGACGGCCGCGTTCCGCTCGATGCGATTCAGGTGAGCCGCTAG
- a CDS encoding PIG-L family deacetylase, translating into MPKRLFISYAHPDDESFGLGGLISKYVSEGVEVYYLCATNGDVGTVHPDMLNGYKSVAELRLSELDKASALLGFKQVYKLGYRDSGMIGSETTRHPDSLWYAHEHKPAEVTRRVVEAIREVRPHVIITFNKYGGYGHPDHIAIQRATTEAFAKSADTAYATGHEAWQAQKLYYSGVARWPIRLGIMRSLLKRQNPRKLGRNHDIDIVKILENVEPVHVKVDIRDWFAAWDEASSVHQSQLSGGSFRVMPKRLRPYLTPYQMFTRVYPQPARSRIDETDLFEGVKVEA; encoded by the coding sequence ATGCCCAAACGACTATTCATCAGCTACGCGCATCCTGACGACGAGAGCTTCGGTCTCGGCGGTCTGATCTCCAAATACGTTTCCGAAGGCGTCGAAGTCTACTATCTGTGCGCCACAAACGGCGATGTAGGCACCGTTCACCCGGACATGCTTAACGGCTACAAGTCGGTGGCCGAGCTGCGCCTGTCCGAACTCGACAAAGCCTCGGCCCTGCTCGGCTTCAAGCAGGTCTACAAGCTCGGCTATCGTGACAGCGGAATGATCGGGTCGGAAACCACTCGCCACCCGGACAGCCTGTGGTATGCCCACGAACACAAGCCCGCCGAAGTCACCCGCCGCGTCGTCGAAGCGATTCGCGAAGTACGCCCGCACGTGATTATCACCTTCAATAAATACGGCGGCTACGGTCACCCCGACCATATCGCCATCCAGCGTGCAACGACCGAAGCCTTCGCCAAGTCCGCCGACACGGCCTATGCCACCGGACACGAAGCCTGGCAAGCCCAGAAACTTTATTACAGCGGCGTGGCGCGCTGGCCGATCCGCCTGGGCATCATGCGGTCGCTGCTCAAGCGCCAGAACCCGCGCAAGCTCGGACGCAACCACGACATCGACATCGTGAAGATCCTCGAAAATGTCGAACCGGTGCACGTCAAAGTCGACATCCGCGACTGGTTCGCTGCCTGGGATGAGGCCAGCTCCGTCCACCAGAGTCAGCTCAGCGGCGGTTCCTTCCGTGTTATGCCTAAGCGCCTGCGCCCGTACCTGACGCCGTATCAGATGTTCACCCGCGTCTACCCGCAGCCGGCCCGCAGTCGTATCGACGAAACCGATCTGTTCGAAGGCGTGAAAGTCGAGGCATAA
- a CDS encoding ABC transporter ATP-binding protein — MANMFRGLDGGDKYDRQYTDGYLYRRIGSYLKGFRRELTIIFAGLAVLSLVSSFQPVWFSNAIDELRLGDETSAITLLVVALTMTAFLQYGVNWVRRYLMAKVIGSVVASLRKDAFHAAVQRDLAFYDNNKSGKIVSRITNDTQEFGEVAVIASDVVTQLISLIVLFVVLINRSVFLTLVLIGTTPFTIIASWAFRKLARRTTRTGSRAMANVNDNIQESVSGISVAKNFRRESFLFEEFSRVNNASYQSNLRRGFVLAAVFPVLNIISGLAVALVLYTGAQQVVLGAIGVGAWYLFLQGIDRFYFPILNLSTFWSQFQQALSSTERIFALIDAENTVIQTASEPVEQLHGEIEFDQVTFSYQDGTIVLKDFDLKIAPGESVAFVGHTGAGKSTIAKLITRFYEFQGGKIKIDGRDIRTLDVRQFRSKLGIVPQQPFLFSGTIIDNIRYSRPEATDKEIEEVANSIGGGEWLETLPEGLHSSVGERGARLSMGQRQLVSLARVLLQRPAIFILDEATASVDPFTESQIQEALDLILQQSTSILIAHRLSTVRSADRIIVLREGAIIEQGSHEQLMEQGGHYSELYDTYFRHQSLSYVENARAAFAEGAAD, encoded by the coding sequence ATGGCGAATATGTTTCGCGGCCTTGATGGCGGCGACAAGTACGACCGTCAGTACACCGATGGCTATTTGTATCGGCGCATCGGGAGCTACCTCAAAGGCTTCCGGCGTGAATTGACGATCATCTTCGCCGGCCTTGCGGTACTTTCGCTGGTGTCGTCGTTCCAGCCGGTGTGGTTCAGCAACGCGATCGATGAGTTGAGGCTCGGCGACGAGACGTCGGCCATTACGCTACTGGTCGTCGCGTTGACGATGACGGCGTTCCTTCAGTATGGGGTCAACTGGGTGCGGCGCTACCTAATGGCAAAGGTGATCGGCAGCGTGGTCGCTTCGCTCCGGAAAGACGCCTTCCATGCCGCCGTGCAGCGCGACCTCGCATTTTACGATAACAACAAGTCCGGCAAGATCGTCAGCCGAATCACCAATGACACGCAGGAATTCGGCGAAGTTGCCGTGATTGCCAGCGATGTCGTCACACAGTTGATCTCGCTGATCGTACTGTTCGTGGTGCTGATCAACCGGTCGGTGTTCCTGACGCTGGTACTGATCGGCACGACGCCGTTCACGATTATCGCATCGTGGGCGTTCCGCAAGCTGGCGCGGCGCACGACGCGGACCGGGTCTCGGGCAATGGCTAACGTCAACGACAACATTCAGGAAAGCGTCAGCGGAATAAGCGTGGCGAAGAATTTCCGGCGCGAATCGTTCCTGTTCGAGGAATTTTCGCGGGTCAATAACGCTTCGTACCAGAGCAATCTACGCCGCGGTTTCGTGCTGGCGGCGGTATTCCCGGTGCTAAATATCATCTCCGGCCTGGCGGTGGCGCTGGTGCTGTATACCGGCGCGCAGCAGGTGGTGCTCGGCGCGATCGGCGTTGGCGCGTGGTACCTGTTCCTGCAGGGTATCGACCGCTTCTATTTCCCGATTCTGAATCTCTCGACGTTCTGGAGCCAGTTCCAGCAAGCGCTGAGTTCGACCGAGCGCATTTTCGCGCTGATCGACGCCGAGAATACGGTTATTCAGACGGCCAGCGAGCCGGTCGAGCAGCTGCACGGCGAAATCGAGTTCGATCAGGTGACGTTCTCGTATCAGGATGGCACGATCGTCCTCAAGGACTTCGACCTGAAGATCGCGCCGGGCGAGAGTGTGGCGTTTGTCGGGCACACCGGCGCGGGCAAGTCGACGATCGCCAAGCTCATTACACGCTTCTACGAGTTTCAGGGCGGCAAGATCAAGATCGACGGGCGCGACATCCGGACGCTGGACGTGCGCCAGTTCCGCAGCAAACTCGGTATTGTCCCGCAGCAGCCGTTCCTGTTCAGCGGCACGATCATAGATAACATCCGCTACAGCCGCCCGGAGGCAACTGACAAGGAAATTGAAGAAGTCGCCAACAGCATTGGCGGCGGCGAATGGCTAGAGACGCTGCCGGAGGGCCTGCACAGCAGTGTCGGTGAGCGCGGCGCGCGGCTGAGCATGGGCCAGCGTCAGCTGGTCAGCCTGGCACGGGTGCTGCTCCAGCGGCCGGCGATCTTCATTCTCGATGAAGCGACGGCCAGCGTCGATCCGTTCACCGAGTCGCAAATTCAGGAGGCGCTCGACCTGATCCTGCAGCAGTCGACGTCGATCCTGATCGCCCACCGTTTGAGTACGGTGCGCTCCGCGGATCGGATCATCGTGCTGCGCGAGGGCGCGATCATCGAGCAGGGCAGCCACGAACAGTTGATGGAGCAGGGCGGACATTATTCTGAACTGTATGACACCTATTTCCGCCACCAATCCCTGAGCTATGTCGAGAACGCGCGCGCAGCGTTTGCCGAAGGCGCGGCGGACTAG
- a CDS encoding VanW family protein, whose translation MQQSAPRVRQPELAPLNPWPVRLLLLALWSGTLLVAALAVIAIAATRMYAGTILPGVSALGIPLGGLTESEAADLLRQRLSFGQGTTFTFRDGEKTWQFTAAELGLSLDADAAARDAMTAGRGEGLIGEITAQSLTWLNGAVVIPALIYDQSAALTVVTRLAAEVNQAGASGGLLIDGTSVSATPAESARALDIAATMRALDAVLTAMSGSAEIPLVISEAPASIVDLDASAALASAVLSGPITLTADDGFGGGLGPWTIDASQIAALLNVRLNVQADGTYRYAIELDFEPFRAYLETLAPGLISSPVDGRFHFNEATRQLEIIQPAAGGRRLDVDATLAELERVAVLTGDQRVARMQFTYIQPDYHNRVTAAELGITEKVAEAITTFAGSTANRRINIALATSKMDGIIIGPGEEFSFNRYLGELEASEGWVEAAVIFADRTGTGLGGGVCQVSTTIFRAAFTGGFTIIERNSHGYRVGFYEQGGFPPGLDAAIFTPERDFRFQNDTPYHLLIQADIYPAADQLVFRFYSTSTGRIVEIEPPRIASRVPPEATRYEVNQDLQPGQTLQVDYSAEGADVNVTRTVKAADGTLIRKDNIFTHYLPWGAIYQVAPGDARLSQ comes from the coding sequence ATGCAGCAATCCGCCCCCCGTGTTCGCCAGCCCGAACTCGCCCCACTCAACCCGTGGCCGGTCCGGCTGTTGCTGCTGGCCCTCTGGTCAGGCACACTGCTGGTCGCCGCGCTTGCCGTCATCGCCATCGCTGCGACGCGCATGTACGCTGGTACCATTCTGCCTGGCGTGTCCGCCTTGGGCATTCCCCTGGGCGGATTGACCGAGTCTGAAGCGGCTGACCTGCTGCGCCAGCGCCTGAGCTTCGGTCAGGGGACGACCTTCACCTTCCGCGACGGCGAAAAGACCTGGCAGTTTACGGCAGCAGAGCTTGGCCTGTCGCTGGACGCCGATGCTGCCGCCCGTGACGCGATGACGGCGGGCCGCGGCGAAGGGTTAATCGGGGAAATCACCGCTCAATCGCTGACGTGGCTCAATGGCGCGGTCGTCATCCCTGCCCTGATCTACGACCAGTCCGCCGCCCTTACCGTCGTCACTCGGCTCGCCGCAGAGGTCAATCAGGCGGGAGCGTCGGGCGGTCTGCTGATCGACGGGACCTCCGTCAGCGCCACGCCCGCCGAGTCCGCGCGAGCGCTCGACATCGCCGCGACGATGCGGGCGCTGGATGCGGTGCTAACGGCGATGAGTGGCAGCGCCGAGATCCCGCTGGTCATCTCCGAAGCCCCGGCTTCTATCGTCGACCTCGACGCCAGCGCGGCCCTCGCCAGCGCCGTGCTGTCCGGCCCCATCACCCTCACGGCCGACGACGGATTCGGCGGCGGCCTCGGCCCCTGGACAATCGACGCCTCGCAAATCGCGGCCCTGCTCAACGTCCGCCTGAACGTGCAGGCGGACGGCACCTACCGCTATGCCATTGAGCTGGACTTCGAGCCGTTCCGTGCCTATCTGGAGACCCTTGCTCCTGGCCTGATTTCCTCGCCGGTCGATGGGCGCTTTCATTTCAACGAAGCGACCCGTCAGCTTGAAATCATCCAGCCGGCTGCAGGTGGCCGCCGCCTTGATGTCGACGCGACACTGGCAGAGTTGGAGCGTGTCGCGGTCCTCACGGGGGACCAGCGCGTCGCACGCATGCAGTTCACCTACATCCAGCCCGATTATCACAATCGGGTGACGGCGGCGGAGCTGGGAATCACCGAAAAAGTCGCCGAAGCGATCACCACCTTTGCCGGCTCCACCGCCAACCGCCGCATCAATATCGCCCTGGCGACCAGCAAGATGGACGGCATCATTATCGGCCCTGGCGAGGAATTCAGCTTCAACCGCTACCTCGGCGAACTGGAAGCCAGCGAAGGCTGGGTCGAGGCGGCGGTAATCTTTGCCGACCGCACCGGCACCGGCCTCGGCGGCGGCGTCTGTCAGGTCTCGACCACCATCTTCCGGGCGGCATTCACCGGTGGCTTCACCATCATCGAGCGCAATTCGCACGGCTACCGCGTCGGCTTCTACGAACAGGGCGGCTTCCCGCCTGGTCTTGACGCCGCGATCTTCACACCAGAGCGCGACTTCCGCTTCCAGAACGATACGCCCTATCACCTGCTGATCCAGGCCGACATCTACCCCGCTGCCGACCAGCTCGTTTTCCGCTTCTACAGCACCAGCACCGGCCGTATCGTCGAGATCGAACCGCCGCGCATCGCCAGCCGCGTCCCGCCGGAAGCCACCCGCTATGAGGTCAATCAGGACCTGCAGCCAGGGCAGACCCTCCAGGTCGATTACTCGGCGGAAGGCGCGGACGTGAACGTCACCCGCACCGTAAAGGCCGCGGACGGCACACTGATCCGCAAGGACAACATCTTCACGCATTATCTGCCCTGGGGTGCGATCTATCAGGTCGCCCCAGGCGACGCCCGCCTCAGCCAGTAA
- a CDS encoding DUF423 domain-containing protein — MIRTWVLIGALLGLTGVALGAFGAHGLADRLQANGRADTFETAVRYHLIHAVALLAVGVLAFNAPSPAVQWAGTLMTAGTLIFSGALYILAIFDLRIMGAVAPIGGALMIAGWAALAWAAWTYPVP; from the coding sequence ATGATTCGGACATGGGTGCTCATCGGCGCACTGCTTGGACTGACCGGCGTCGCGCTGGGGGCGTTTGGCGCGCATGGACTGGCTGACCGGCTGCAAGCGAACGGTCGCGCCGATACGTTTGAAACCGCCGTCCGCTACCATTTGATCCATGCGGTTGCACTGCTGGCGGTCGGCGTGCTGGCATTCAACGCGCCGTCGCCGGCCGTGCAATGGGCGGGGACTCTGATGACGGCAGGCACACTGATCTTCAGCGGCGCGTTGTACATCCTGGCAATCTTCGATCTGCGCATCATGGGCGCGGTCGCACCGATTGGCGGCGCGCTGATGATCGCGGGCTGGGCGGCGCTGGCCTGGGCCGCGTGGACTTACCCGGTTCCATGA
- a CDS encoding GNAT family N-acetyltransferase yields the protein MPEGRRIHLIESRDAAYLTAVLQDADEDDARIRVAVADPANMSYVVLAGEQPAGAVVVRWGHDESEIVYIAVDAGVRGQGLGRHALKLVAEEARRRQVTALVVGTSNASLGTIAFYQKCGYRIDAVRRDYFNYFRAPVFEDGIQIRDMLMLRHELEPSRPSEPARTPYPARRWDVLLIGGASGVGKSSISYRVAQHFGVALIEVDDFLGILERMTTPEQQPELHFWNTHPDPTSLPPEVIAEQGIVISEVMLPALEAVIANHLETGRPAVLEGDFIVPALARYARYGDIPNGGRVRAVFIDEPDEAQILANYLAREPDAGPQAFRARVSVLHNARLKQMAAQYGLICLPARPWDTLLERLCEALI from the coding sequence ATGCCTGAGGGCCGCAGAATTCACCTCATCGAATCGCGGGATGCTGCGTATCTGACTGCGGTGCTCCAGGATGCCGACGAGGATGACGCGCGAATCCGCGTGGCTGTTGCGGACCCGGCGAATATGTCGTATGTGGTGCTGGCAGGCGAACAGCCGGCAGGCGCCGTGGTCGTGCGGTGGGGGCATGACGAGAGTGAGATCGTCTACATCGCTGTGGATGCCGGCGTGCGCGGTCAGGGGTTAGGCCGACACGCGCTGAAACTGGTCGCGGAGGAAGCACGGCGACGCCAGGTTACCGCGCTGGTCGTCGGCACATCCAACGCCAGCCTCGGCACGATCGCCTTTTACCAGAAGTGCGGCTACCGCATCGACGCTGTCCGCCGCGACTACTTCAACTACTTTCGCGCTCCGGTTTTCGAGGATGGCATCCAAATCCGCGATATGCTGATGCTGCGGCATGAACTTGAGCCGTCTCGCCCCAGTGAACCGGCCAGAACGCCGTATCCAGCGCGCCGGTGGGACGTCCTTCTCATTGGCGGCGCGTCTGGTGTCGGAAAGTCGAGCATCAGCTACCGCGTGGCGCAGCATTTCGGCGTCGCGCTGATCGAAGTTGACGACTTTCTGGGTATTCTGGAGCGCATGACGACGCCGGAACAGCAGCCTGAATTGCACTTTTGGAATACACATCCTGACCCGACCAGCCTGCCACCGGAGGTCATTGCCGAGCAGGGAATTGTCATAAGCGAGGTGATGCTTCCGGCGCTGGAGGCGGTGATTGCGAATCACCTAGAGACCGGCCGGCCTGCCGTGCTTGAAGGCGACTTTATCGTGCCGGCGCTGGCGCGCTATGCGCGATACGGCGACATTCCGAACGGCGGGCGGGTACGCGCGGTGTTCATCGACGAGCCGGATGAGGCGCAAATCCTGGCGAACTATCTGGCGCGAGAACCTGATGCCGGACCACAGGCGTTTCGCGCGCGGGTCAGTGTCCTCCACAACGCGCGTCTCAAGCAGATGGCCGCACAGTACGGCCTCATTTGCCTGCCTGCGCGGCCGTGGGACACGCTGCTCGAGAGGTTGTGTGAGGCGCTCATATAG
- a CDS encoding substrate-binding domain-containing protein, with the protein MASLPKRVLVIAAFTTLVGCSARALPATAPGTPENPLRIMATSSALPLVMEAASAYADPSLSLEVRVGNYRQTMDALRRGEAHFVVTTHLDSRDASGLWAAPVAQDAIVLVVHPGNLIDELALIQVRQAFQGRIVSWNEVGGASIPMQVVSRESGSGIRAEFEQAVMGQRVTTGAALTASTSQGVLHTVTANPGALGYVSLAALDTTVRPLAIDGVMPSLETLNDNTYPLRSTVFVVGIDEPQGAARGFIGWMQSPEGQSALSRLYQPLVPTPTGE; encoded by the coding sequence TTGGCTTCTCTACCTAAACGAGTCTTAGTCATCGCCGCGTTCACGACCCTGGTCGGATGCAGCGCGCGTGCGCTGCCTGCGACTGCCCCCGGTACGCCGGAAAACCCCCTGCGAATCATGGCGACGTCGTCGGCGCTGCCGCTGGTGATGGAGGCGGCGTCGGCTTATGCCGACCCGAGTCTTTCGCTCGAAGTCCGCGTGGGGAACTACCGGCAGACGATGGACGCGCTGCGCCGTGGCGAAGCACACTTTGTTGTCACGACTCATCTCGACAGCCGGGATGCCAGTGGCCTGTGGGCGGCGCCGGTTGCTCAGGACGCGATCGTTCTGGTCGTCCATCCCGGCAACCTGATCGACGAACTGGCGCTCATACAGGTCCGGCAGGCGTTCCAGGGAAGGATTGTCTCGTGGAACGAAGTAGGGGGCGCGAGTATTCCGATGCAGGTCGTCAGCCGCGAATCGGGCTCAGGCATCCGCGCCGAGTTCGAGCAGGCGGTCATGGGACAGCGGGTTACGACCGGCGCAGCGCTGACGGCATCGACGTCGCAGGGCGTATTGCATACGGTCACGGCGAATCCGGGCGCGCTGGGGTACGTGTCGCTGGCGGCGCTGGATACGACTGTGCGGCCGCTGGCGATTGACGGCGTGATGCCGTCGCTGGAGACGCTGAACGACAATACCTATCCGCTGCGTTCGACGGTGTTCGTCGTCGGGATTGACGAGCCGCAGGGCGCCGCGCGCGGGTTCATCGGCTGGATGCAGAGCCCTGAGGGGCAATCGGCCCTCAGCCGGCTGTACCAGCCGCTCGTCCCGACGCCAACCGGCGAATAA
- the tgt gene encoding tRNA guanosine(34) transglycosylase Tgt translates to MSESTPVRTFEFEVVATDGAARAGFFHTPHGVIPTPVFAPVGTQATVKSVTPRDLKAIPAPLILANTYHLHLRPGSELVRDLGGLHRFMAWNGPILTDSGGFQVFSLGNINRIDDDGVTFKSHIDGSRHRFTPEVSMTIQENLGADIIMAFDQCPTPTDRAVVEAAVSRTSAWMARCRMAHPDDSTQALFGIVQGGIFPDLREKSAREITAFDTPGYAIGGLAVGEGKPDMYKTIEFTTPLMPAHKPRYLMGVGDPDDLIEASLRGVDIFDCVMPTRLGRHGSAFTPDGRVNVKKLDFARDERPLQADCDCYSCQHFSRAYLRHLFKAEELLGYNLLTLHNITFLIRHMERIRAAILDGTLRDYAQSFLGRYAGRN, encoded by the coding sequence ATGTCTGAATCAACCCCGGTGCGTACGTTTGAGTTCGAGGTAGTGGCGACAGACGGCGCGGCGCGTGCCGGCTTTTTTCACACGCCACATGGTGTTATCCCGACCCCTGTTTTTGCACCGGTCGGTACACAAGCCACGGTAAAGAGCGTTACCCCGCGCGACCTTAAAGCGATCCCCGCGCCTCTCATTTTAGCCAATACCTATCACCTGCACCTGCGCCCCGGAAGCGAACTGGTGCGCGACTTGGGCGGGCTGCATCGGTTCATGGCCTGGAACGGCCCGATCCTAACTGACAGCGGCGGATTTCAGGTGTTCAGCCTCGGCAACATCAATCGAATCGATGACGACGGCGTGACCTTCAAGAGCCACATCGATGGTTCGCGGCACCGGTTTACGCCGGAGGTCTCGATGACCATTCAGGAGAACCTCGGCGCGGACATCATCATGGCTTTTGACCAATGCCCAACGCCGACCGACCGCGCTGTGGTCGAAGCGGCGGTCTCACGCACGAGCGCGTGGATGGCGCGCTGCAGGATGGCGCACCCGGACGACTCGACGCAGGCGCTGTTCGGCATCGTGCAAGGCGGAATCTTCCCCGACCTGCGCGAAAAATCCGCGCGGGAAATCACGGCGTTCGACACGCCGGGGTATGCGATCGGCGGGCTGGCCGTTGGCGAAGGCAAGCCGGATATGTACAAGACGATTGAATTCACGACACCGCTGATGCCCGCGCACAAACCACGCTATCTGATGGGTGTGGGCGATCCTGATGACCTGATTGAAGCCTCGCTGCGCGGGGTCGACATTTTCGACTGCGTGATGCCTACGCGCCTCGGACGCCACGGCTCGGCGTTCACGCCGGATGGCCGGGTGAACGTCAAGAAGCTCGACTTCGCACGTGACGAGCGCCCTCTGCAAGCCGACTGCGATTGCTATAGCTGCCAGCATTTTTCGCGCGCGTATCTGCGGCACTTGTTTAAGGCCGAAGAGCTTCTCGGCTATAATTTGCTGACGCTGCATAACATCACCTTCCTGATTCGCCACATGGAGCGAATACGCGCGGCCATTCTGGATGGTACGCTGCGCGACTATGCACAATCGTTTTTGGGTCGGTACGCGGGACGGAATTAG